A stretch of Planococcus citri chromosome 5, ihPlaCitr1.1, whole genome shotgun sequence DNA encodes these proteins:
- the Nadsyn gene encoding glutamine-dependent NAD(+) synthetase yields MGRNAIIAVCTLNQWALDFEGNLNRIRQSIIEAKKCGASYRSGPELEICGYSCEDHFFETDTLLHSWQVLLELLLDTECENIMVDVGMPIMHKNLIYNCRVVFLNRKILLIRPKLLMCDSDNYRESRWFCPWRKLQEIEDHYLPRMIYKHTRQSTVPFGDAVIATRDTCIGYEICEEMWSPQATHSELGIDGVEIIVNSSGSYTELRKADRVIRLIQNATLKAGGCYLYSNLRGGDGARVCFNGNSCIFLNGDLLNRSEQFSLKDVEVVCATVNLEKIGSYRNRIRSRSALSSDHRSYPRVFVGDFVLSSDATSELPQTAVMKWQDLKPEEEITLGPACWLWDYVRRSGQGGFFLPLSGGVDSSSTACIVYSMCNLIVKSCQESDENVISTIRRMVCDPEYIPENPRELCGRLFVTCYMGTENSSKETRKRAERLAGQIGSYHMGITIDTAVTAIMAIFTTITGKVPRFAAHGGSARESLALQNIQARLRMVLSYLFAQLMLWVRGRPGGLLVLGSGNVDEALRGYFTKYDCSSADINPIGSISKTDLKLFLTYAKDHFGLDALGDILNAVPTAELEPLQEGRLVQTDEQDMGMTYDELNVFGRLRKQQNCGPYSMFTELVPIWAASHTAEEVAEKVKHFFRCYAINRHKMTVLTPSYHAEFYSPDDNRFDHRPFLYNVSWKWQFRVIDEKLQQMNAVSPSSSLDSKRSEGFTFGDPKSSDLSKKSNSAKFIFKNGSRGGGGVVVSNNRNCAKSICVNGRPIEDDLKPVGMLYV; encoded by the exons atggGAAGAAACGCGATTATAGCGGTATGTACGCTGAACCAGTGGGCACTAGATTTCGAGGGTAACCTAAACAGAATACGCCAAAGTATTATCGAAGCGAAAAAATGCGGAGCTTCGTACAGAAGTGGACCAGAGCTCGAAATATGCGGTTACAGCTGCGAAGACCACTTCTTCGAGACAGATACGTTACTACATTCGTGGCAAGTGCTTCTAGAGCTGCTGCTTGATACGGAATGTGAGAACATCATGGTCGACGTTGGTATGCCAATCATGCacaaaaatctaatttataATTGCAGAGTTGTATTCTTGAATCGTAAAATCCTTCTAATCCGTCCCAAGTTGTTAATGTGCGATAGCGATAATTATCGCGAATCACGATGGTTTTGTCCGTGGCGAAAACTGCAGGAAATCGAAGACCATTACTTGCCTCGCATGATTTACAAACACACTCGACAATCAACGGTGCCATTTGGCGATGCAGTAATTGCAACCAGGGATACGTGTATCGGGTATGAAATCTGCGAAGAGATGTGGTCTCCGCAAGCTACCCACAGCGAGTTGGGTATCGATGGAGTTGAAATCATAGTCAATAGTTCCGGATCGTATACAGAGCTACGCAAAGCAGACCGAGTAATTAGACTGATTCAAAACGCTACTTTAAAAGCAGGAGGATGTTATCTGTACAGTAATTTACGAGGAGGCGACGGTGCTCGTGTATGTTTCAATGGAAACTCTTGTATCTTCTTAAATGGCGACCTCCTCAATCGCAGCGAGCAGTTTTCTCTCAAAGATGTTGAAGTTGTATGCGCCACtgtgaatttggaaaaaataggaaGCTATCGTAATCGTATCCGCAGCAGATCGGCATTATCCAGTGATCATCGAAGTTACCCGAGGGTGTTTGTCGGTGATTTTGTATTATCTTCAGATGCTACGTCAGAGTTACCACAAACTGCAGTTATGAAATGGCAAGATCTCAAACCTGAGGAAGAAATAACCTTGGGTCCTGCGTGCTGGTTGTGGGACTATGTGAGGAGATCTGGCCAAGGTGGATTCTTCCTGCCTCTCAGTGGTGGAGTTGATTCTTCCAGTACTGCTTGTATCGTTTACTCGATGTGTAACCTTATCGTTAAATCTTGCCAAGAAAGCGACGAGAATGTCATATCGACTATACGAAGAATGGTATGCGATCCTGAGTATATTCCTGAAAATCCTCGAGAACTGTGCGGTCGTTTATTCGTCACTTGCTACATGGGTACGGAAAATTCCTCCAAGGAGACGCGTAAGAGAGCCGAAAGATTAGCCGGGCAGATTGGTAGTTACCATATGGGTATAACGATAGATACAGCTGTCACCGCTATTATGGCCATTTTCACCACCATCACAG GTAAAGTACCACGATTCGCTGCCCACGGAGGATCCGCCAGAGAATCTTTAGCTTTGCAGAATATTCAAGCTAGACTTCGTATGGTTCTGTCGTATCTGTTCGCACAACTAATGCTATGGGTTCGGGGTAGACCCGGTGGACTGCTGGTTCTCGGCTCCGGGAACGTGGATGAGGCGTTACGCGGTTATTTCACCAAATATGACTGTTCCAGCGCTGATATAAACCCTATTGGAAGTATTTCCAAGACAGATTTGAAACTATTTTTGACCTATGCGAAAGACCATTTTGGATTGGATGCTTTGGGAGATATTTTGAACGCTGTACCGACCGCTGAACTGGAACCTCTGCAAGAAGGTCGTTTGGTGCAGACAGATGAACAAGATATGg GCATGACCTACGACGAACTAAATGTATTCGGACGTCTTCGAAAACAGCAGAATTGCGGCCCTTACTCGATGTTCACCGAATTGGTACCAATATGGGCAGCTTCTCATACCGCCGAAGAAGTAGCTGAAAAAGTGAAGCATTTTTTCCGCTGTTACGCTATTAATCGTCACAAGATGACCGTACTGACTCCGAGCTACCACGCCGAATTCTATAGTCCGGACGATAATCGTTTCGATCATCGTCCCTTCCTTTATAACGTCTCGTGGAAATGGCAATTTCGAGTTATCGACGAAAAACTCCAACAAATGAACGCAGTATCGCCCTCGTCGTCTTTGGATTCGAAGCGTAGCGAAGGGTTCACTTTCGGTGATCCGAAATCCAGCGATTTATCTAAAAAATCCAACTCTGCCAAGTTCATATTCAAGAATGGATCCAGAGGTGGAGGCGGCGTTGTTGTTTCCAACAATCGTAATTGCGCGAAATCTATCTGCGTTAATGGCAGACCGATTGAAGATGATTTAAAGCCGGTTGGAATGCTTTATGTGTGA
- the robl gene encoding dynein light chain roadblock-type 2, giving the protein MSNEVDEIMKRIQSYKGVVGTIVVTSEGIPIKTTMDNTTTVQYAGLVSHLADKARSVVRDLDPTNDLTFLRVKSKKHEIMVAPDKDFKIITIQYPAE; this is encoded by the coding sequence ATGTCGAATGAAGTAGATGAGATTATGAAAAGGATCCAGTCGTACAAAGGAGTTGTTGGAACGATTGTGGTGACCAGCGAAGGCATTCCGATTAAAACAACGATGGACAATACGACCACTGTACAGTACGCTGGCTTAGTTAGTCATTTGGCTGATAAAGCACGAAGTGTCGTTCGAGATTTGGATCCCACTAACGATCTGACTTTCTTACGTGTCAAGTCGAAGAAACACGAAATAATGGTCGCTCCTGataaagattttaaaataattactatTCAATATCCAGCCGAATAA